The Besnoitia besnoiti strain Bb-Ger1 chromosome Unknown contig00046, whole genome shotgun sequence sequence actcaaagtatttgttccgagtttggtagtggtcttggttggacaatgtatcctccactaagtactagcttgatggtgttaaatccagaggcaactgattggattatcggaggtcttgcagtactaggaattagtagtattttaagttctattaacttccttggtacttgcgtcttcatgggttctaatgctggtgctaagaactatattctatatatctgggctatcatatttactgcccttatgttagtcttcactctacctattcttactggtggattagttatgatccttcttgatctacacgtaaacactgaattttatgattctatgtattctggtgatagtgtactttatcaacatctattctggttcttcggacatccagaggtatacattctaattttacctgcttttggtgtagtctcgcagacattatctatgtatgctgctagatctgtcttcggtggacaatctatgatcttagctatgggttgtatttctattctaggttccttagtatgggcacatcatatgatgacagtcggtctagaggtagataccagagcttatttctctgctatgactattatgattgcaattcctaccggtactaagattttcaactggttaggtacctatatggctagccatacaactacaagaactgtagatctatgggctgctcttagttttatcctattgtttactctaggtggtactacaggtgtagttatgggtaacgctggtatggatattgccctacatgatacatactatattgtagctcatttccatttcgtattatctcttggtgcagtactagctactatatgtggctttatcttctatagcagagatatgttcggagatactgtaaatctattccatgtaaataccggtgcttctccatatttaagcatctggtttgtagtcttcttaggtagtatcttattaattttcatccctatgcatatacttggtttcaacgttatgccaagaaggataccagattaccctgattatctttgttatattaatacatggtgttcaattggtttctatatccacaatagttatcatcttaaactatgctctgctaatgcacttaacatgatggtcatgaaaagcacaagagaacttggatccggtaaacaaagaccttcaagatctaaaccagtagtccaactcgtagtatatactcccagaaaagctgataaataatcctgtctcagagatgataactccaagtacgatgctactgattagactagcatctgagtagtagttttctctcgctgttaagatgagtgagaacaagaatccatatattacgcctagaacataaccgatgtggaataatcttaatgtagtaggatattgaaatccaacacttttagctgtcttaagcagtccagtggggtggtggtgtactgcaatcataaagaacttggttgtctgtatctcataaccggagtcatcttcagtattctaggaactataatgtctttgtttattcgatttgagttatacagttctggatcgcggatcatttgtacagagacgatagctacttataatgtgataataacgatacatggcctagctatgatctttatgttcttaatgcctgctttgtacggaggatatggtaacttctttgtaccaatatatattggtggttcggaagtcgttttcccaagaactaacgcgatctcctattttctagtaccattaggttctgtgttgttaactcaaagtatttgttccgagtttggtagtggtcttggt is a genomic window containing:
- a CDS encoding uncharacterized protein (encoded by transcript BESB_058210), translating into MIAVHHHPTGLLKTAKSVGFQYPTTLRLFHIGYVLGVIYGFLFSLILTARENYYSDASLISSIVLGVIISETGLFISFSGSIYYELDYWFRS